Proteins encoded within one genomic window of Citrobacter amalonaticus Y19:
- a CDS encoding NapC/NirT family cytochrome c, translating into MNKKWKWIAGLVFVGILLGGTLALSSMWMMHKTSETSFCLSCHTMQAPYEEYQGSAHFMNQKGIRAECQDCHIPQSGMDYLITKVRASKDVWHEFVTGKIDTPEKYEAHRLEMAETVWDQMKANDSATCRSCHQFDAMDLQKQSADAQKMHALGIKEKQTCIDCHKGIAHFPPEITIDSKAHDALMENARQTPVDAKEVYPVAPAALGNLGTVYPATKLNVVGRSGDAREVEITGSQMQGAEQVIYFAAGQRLVLATLTDEGQKALKISSDWEKDPYGNAWRTVSLRAPLAEPALGKPDVIWDYAKTLDKTYCSGCHAPISSEHYTLNAWPSVAKGMGARTDISAEDLDILTRWFQYHAKDFTSKE; encoded by the coding sequence ATGAATAAAAAATGGAAGTGGATAGCGGGTCTTGTTTTCGTGGGCATTCTACTGGGGGGAACACTCGCGCTGTCATCCATGTGGATGATGCATAAAACGTCAGAGACCTCGTTTTGTCTCTCCTGCCACACGATGCAAGCGCCCTATGAAGAGTACCAGGGGTCTGCGCACTTTATGAACCAAAAAGGTATCCGCGCCGAGTGCCAGGATTGCCACATTCCGCAATCGGGTATGGATTACCTGATCACGAAAGTTCGGGCCAGCAAGGATGTCTGGCATGAGTTTGTCACCGGCAAAATTGATACACCGGAAAAATATGAGGCGCATCGCCTTGAGATGGCGGAGACCGTCTGGGATCAGATGAAGGCCAACGATTCGGCGACCTGCCGTTCATGCCACCAGTTTGATGCCATGGATCTGCAAAAGCAGAGCGCTGACGCGCAGAAAATGCATGCGCTGGGCATCAAAGAAAAACAAACCTGTATTGACTGTCATAAAGGTATTGCGCACTTCCCGCCCGAAATCACGATTGACTCCAAAGCCCATGATGCGCTGATGGAAAACGCGCGCCAGACGCCGGTGGATGCAAAAGAAGTGTACCCCGTCGCACCTGCCGCGCTGGGCAATCTGGGCACGGTTTATCCGGCCACCAAACTGAACGTGGTGGGTCGCTCCGGCGATGCGCGTGAAGTGGAGATTACCGGTAGCCAAATGCAGGGAGCCGAGCAGGTGATTTACTTCGCGGCGGGCCAGCGTTTAGTCCTTGCCACGCTTACCGATGAAGGTCAAAAAGCACTCAAAATCTCCAGCGACTGGGAAAAAGATCCCTACGGAAACGCGTGGCGCACTGTTTCTCTACGCGCACCTCTGGCTGAACCCGCACTGGGTAAACCCGACGTAATCTGGGACTACGCCAAAACACTCGACAAGACGTATTGCTCCGGATGCCATGCGCCGATTTCTTCCGAACATTACACCTTAAATGCCTGGCCTTCCGTTGCAAAAGGGATGGGCGCGAGAACGGACATCAGCGCCGAGGATTTAGACATCCTGACTCGCTGGTTCCAGTATCACGCCAAAGATTTTACCTCTAAGGAATAA
- a CDS encoding molybdopterin guanine dinucleotide-containing S/N-oxide reductase → MNLTRRNFIKYAGGSAGAMIITSAIPMPAWAADAPGNAILTAGRWGAMYIEVKDGKIVSSRGALAKTIPNDLQTTAPDQAHTPCRIQSPMVRKGFLNAPGKPDGNRGKDEFVKVSWEDAMKLIHEQHARIRAEHGPSSVFAGSYGWRSSGVLHKAQTLLQRYMSMAGGYTGHTGDYSTGAAQVIMPHVVGSVEVYEQQTAWPLILEHSQVVVLWGLNPLNTLKIAWTSTDEQGLEYFNKLKASGKTVIAIDPQRSETIDFFGDKAQWIAPNMGTDVAMMLGIASALVEKGLHDKAFLDKYTTGYGEFEAYLTGKNDNTPKNPAWAEKICGVPAKQMEILAEIFAKNKTMLMAGWGIQRQQYGEQRHWMLVTLAAMLGQIGTEGGGFGFSYHYSNGGNPTRSGGVLSAISATIAGGSSAGNDWATSDAVAAFPVARIVEALENPGGKYQHNGKEQTFPDLRMIWWAGGGNFTQHQDTNRLVKAWQKPELVVISECYWTAAAKHADIVLPITTSFERNDLTMTGDYSNQHLVPMKQAIPPQFEARNDFDVFADMAELLKPGGKAAYTEGKSEMDWLREFYDVAQKGARQQRVNMPQFTAFWDANKLIEMRKNPKEEAFVRYADFRKDPVMNPLGTPSGKIEIYSKTIEGFNYKDCPAHPTWLEPDEWAGNAKEGELQLLTAHPAHRLHSQLNYASLRKQYAVANREPFYIHPEDAKKRGIADGDLVRVWNARGQVLTGAKVTDGIKQGVVCIHEGAWPDLDYAGTGICKNGGANVLTKDIPTSSLANGCSANTALVMAEKYTGPALELTAFTPPMGA, encoded by the coding sequence ATGAACCTTACACGACGTAACTTTATAAAATATGCCGGCGGTTCCGCTGGCGCGATGATCATTACCTCGGCAATCCCGATGCCAGCGTGGGCCGCCGACGCGCCGGGTAACGCCATCCTGACCGCGGGTCGTTGGGGGGCGATGTACATCGAGGTTAAAGACGGCAAAATTGTGTCGTCTCGCGGCGCGCTGGCGAAAACGATTCCCAACGATCTGCAAACGACCGCACCGGATCAGGCGCATACCCCATGCCGTATTCAATCTCCGATGGTACGTAAAGGCTTCCTGAATGCGCCGGGCAAGCCGGACGGCAACCGTGGTAAAGACGAATTCGTCAAAGTGTCATGGGAAGACGCCATGAAGCTCATCCACGAGCAGCACGCCCGTATCCGTGCCGAGCATGGCCCATCTTCCGTGTTTGCGGGTTCTTATGGCTGGCGCTCCAGTGGCGTGCTGCACAAAGCTCAGACGCTGCTTCAGCGCTACATGAGCATGGCGGGCGGCTACACCGGGCATACCGGTGACTACTCCACAGGCGCGGCGCAGGTGATCATGCCGCACGTAGTCGGTTCGGTAGAAGTTTACGAACAACAGACGGCATGGCCGCTGATCCTCGAACATAGTCAGGTAGTGGTCCTGTGGGGCCTTAACCCGCTGAACACCCTGAAAATTGCCTGGACCAGTACTGATGAGCAAGGCCTGGAGTACTTCAATAAACTGAAAGCCTCCGGCAAAACCGTTATCGCCATCGATCCACAGCGTTCAGAAACTATCGATTTCTTCGGTGATAAAGCGCAGTGGATTGCACCGAATATGGGTACCGACGTGGCGATGATGTTGGGTATTGCGTCCGCGCTGGTCGAAAAAGGGCTGCATGACAAAGCCTTCCTCGATAAATACACCACCGGCTATGGCGAATTTGAAGCTTATCTAACGGGTAAGAACGACAACACGCCGAAAAATCCAGCCTGGGCCGAGAAGATTTGCGGCGTTCCGGCGAAGCAAATGGAAATCCTCGCGGAAATCTTTGCGAAGAATAAAACCATGCTGATGGCGGGCTGGGGGATTCAACGTCAGCAGTACGGTGAACAGCGCCACTGGATGCTGGTTACCCTGGCGGCGATGCTTGGCCAGATTGGTACCGAGGGCGGCGGTTTCGGCTTCTCTTACCATTACTCAAACGGCGGCAACCCAACCCGTAGCGGCGGTGTGCTGTCGGCGATTTCTGCGACAATCGCAGGCGGTTCTTCTGCGGGCAACGACTGGGCGACGTCCGATGCGGTTGCAGCGTTCCCGGTTGCACGTATTGTTGAAGCTCTGGAAAACCCCGGCGGCAAATATCAACATAATGGCAAAGAACAAACCTTCCCTGATTTGCGCATGATCTGGTGGGCCGGTGGTGGCAACTTCACTCAGCATCAGGACACAAACCGCCTGGTGAAAGCCTGGCAAAAACCGGAGCTGGTGGTGATCTCCGAGTGCTACTGGACGGCAGCCGCCAAGCACGCTGATATTGTTCTGCCGATCACCACCTCGTTTGAACGTAACGATCTGACCATGACCGGCGACTACAGCAACCAGCATCTGGTGCCGATGAAACAAGCCATCCCACCGCAATTCGAAGCCCGCAACGATTTTGACGTATTCGCCGATATGGCTGAGTTGCTCAAGCCAGGCGGTAAAGCCGCTTATACCGAGGGCAAGAGCGAAATGGACTGGCTGCGCGAGTTCTACGACGTGGCGCAGAAAGGCGCGCGTCAGCAGCGCGTCAATATGCCGCAGTTCACCGCCTTCTGGGACGCGAACAAGCTGATCGAAATGCGTAAGAACCCGAAAGAAGAAGCGTTTGTGCGCTATGCCGATTTCCGTAAGGACCCGGTGATGAACCCGCTGGGTACGCCGAGCGGTAAAATCGAGATTTACTCGAAAACCATCGAAGGCTTCAACTATAAGGATTGTCCGGCGCATCCGACCTGGCTGGAACCTGACGAATGGGCTGGTAACGCCAAAGAGGGTGAGCTGCAACTGCTGACCGCGCACCCGGCGCATCGTTTACACAGCCAGCTTAACTATGCGTCGCTGCGTAAACAGTATGCGGTGGCCAACCGCGAGCCGTTCTACATCCATCCGGAAGACGCGAAAAAACGCGGCATTGCCGACGGTGATTTGGTGCGCGTCTGGAACGCGCGCGGCCAGGTACTGACCGGCGCGAAAGTGACCGATGGCATCAAGCAGGGCGTGGTGTGTATTCATGAAGGCGCATGGCCGGATCTGGACTATGCAGGCACCGGGATTTGTAAAAATGGCGGGGCGAACGTGCTCACCAAAGATATTCCGACCTCAAGTCTGGCGAATGGCTGTTCCGCCAATACCGCACTGGTGATGGCAGAAAAATACACCGGACCGGCGCTGGAACTCACCGCGTTTACGCCACCCATGGGCGCGTAA
- the argF gene encoding ornithine carbamoyltransferase — MSGFYQKHFLKLLDFTSAELTALIQLAAKLKADKKNGIEEQKLTGKNIALIFEKDSTRTRCSFEVAAYDQGARVTYLGSSGSQIGHKESIKDTARVLGRMYDGIQYRGYGQEVVETLADYAGVPVWNGLTNEFHPTQLLADLLTMQEHLPGKAFNDMTLVYAGDARNNMGNSMLEAAALTGLDLRLVAPKACWPDASLVAECSAMAKKNGGNITLTEDIAAGVKGADFIYTDVWVSMGEPKEKWAERIAMLRDYQVNSQMMALSGNPQVKFLHCLPAFHDDQTTLGKKMAEEFGLHGGMEVTDEVFESPASIVFDQAENRMHTIKAVMVATLAQ; from the coding sequence ATGTCAGGTTTTTATCAGAAGCATTTTTTAAAGTTACTCGATTTCACCTCTGCTGAACTTACCGCGCTCATCCAGCTTGCCGCAAAACTGAAAGCCGATAAGAAAAACGGCATAGAAGAACAAAAGCTTACAGGAAAAAATATCGCGCTCATCTTCGAAAAAGACTCGACCCGTACACGATGCTCTTTCGAAGTTGCCGCTTACGACCAGGGGGCTCGCGTCACTTATCTCGGTTCCAGCGGGAGCCAGATTGGGCATAAAGAGTCAATTAAGGACACCGCGCGCGTGCTGGGCAGGATGTATGACGGCATTCAGTATCGTGGCTACGGTCAGGAAGTGGTTGAAACGCTGGCCGACTATGCCGGTGTACCGGTATGGAATGGGTTGACCAATGAGTTTCATCCCACCCAGTTGCTGGCCGACCTGCTGACAATGCAGGAACATTTACCGGGCAAGGCGTTTAACGACATGACGCTGGTTTACGCCGGTGATGCGCGCAATAACATGGGTAACTCAATGCTGGAAGCCGCCGCACTCACCGGGCTGGATCTGCGTCTGGTAGCGCCAAAAGCCTGCTGGCCAGACGCCTCGCTGGTCGCTGAATGTAGCGCCATGGCGAAGAAAAACGGCGGCAACATCACGCTCACCGAAGATATCGCGGCTGGCGTAAAAGGCGCGGACTTTATCTACACCGACGTCTGGGTATCGATGGGCGAACCAAAAGAGAAATGGGCGGAGCGTATCGCCATGCTGCGTGACTATCAGGTCAACAGCCAGATGATGGCGCTTTCCGGGAATCCACAGGTGAAGTTCCTGCACTGCCTGCCCGCGTTTCATGACGACCAGACCACGCTCGGTAAAAAGATGGCAGAGGAATTTGGTCTGCATGGCGGGATGGAAGTCACCGATGAGGTGTTTGAATCCCCGGCCAGCATTGTGTTCGACCAGGCCGAGAACCGGATGCACACCATTAAAGCCGTGATGGTGGCGACACTGGCGCAATAA
- the rraB gene encoding ribonuclease E inhibitor RraB translates to MANPEQLEEQREETRLIIEELLDDGSDPDALYTIEHHLSADDFETLEKAAVEAFKLGYEVTEPEELEVEEGDTVICCDILSECALKADLIDAQVEQLMNLAEKYDVEYDGWGTYFEDPNGEEGEEGDDEDYVDEDDDGVRH, encoded by the coding sequence ATGGCAAACCCGGAACAACTGGAAGAGCAGCGTGAAGAAACGCGCCTGATTATTGAAGAATTACTGGATGATGGCAGCGACCCGGACGCGCTGTATACCATCGAGCACCACCTTTCCGCAGACGATTTCGAAACCCTGGAAAAAGCTGCGGTTGAAGCGTTTAAGCTTGGCTACGAAGTGACCGAGCCGGAAGAGCTGGAAGTGGAAGAAGGCGACACCGTCATTTGCTGCGATATCCTCAGTGAATGTGCGCTGAAAGCCGATCTTATCGACGCGCAGGTTGAACAACTGATGAACCTGGCCGAGAAGTATGACGTCGAATACGACGGCTGGGGCACCTACTTTGAAGATCCGAACGGTGAAGAAGGTGAAGAGGGCGACGACGAAGACTACGTCGACGAAGATGACGACGGCGTGCGTCACTAA
- the miaE gene encoding tRNA isopentenyl-2-thiomethyl-A-37 hydroxylase MiaE, which translates to MDYPQILSPVRQFLHCPTPQAWIDQARDPQNLPLLLTDHLICELKAAQTAMLLVRKYVADKPGADALLAWLQPYEAFAFREGPEPDFVALHKQIGKSVMPETDDPWGRQLIDSMVLLIKEELHHFWQVREAMQARNIPYVKITASRYAKGMLKAVRTHEPLTLIDKLICGAYIEARSCERFAVLAPFLDDDLQKFYLSLLRSEARHFQDYLALAQQVSQDDISPRVRHFGEVEAALITSPDNEFRFHSGVPVAS; encoded by the coding sequence ATGGACTATCCGCAAATTCTCTCCCCGGTACGCCAGTTTCTGCACTGTCCTACCCCGCAGGCCTGGATTGACCAGGCGCGCGATCCGCAAAACCTTCCTCTGCTGCTCACCGATCATCTGATTTGCGAACTTAAGGCGGCGCAAACGGCGATGCTGCTGGTGCGTAAGTACGTGGCGGATAAACCGGGTGCGGATGCGCTGCTCGCCTGGCTACAGCCGTATGAAGCCTTTGCCTTCCGGGAAGGGCCGGAACCGGACTTTGTCGCGCTCCATAAACAGATTGGTAAAAGCGTGATGCCGGAAACGGACGATCCGTGGGGCCGCCAGCTTATCGACAGCATGGTGCTGTTGATAAAAGAAGAACTGCACCACTTCTGGCAGGTGCGCGAAGCGATGCAGGCCAGAAATATTCCTTACGTGAAGATCACCGCCAGTCGCTACGCAAAAGGGATGCTGAAAGCGGTGCGTACGCACGAACCGCTGACGCTGATTGATAAGCTGATTTGTGGGGCTTACATCGAAGCACGCTCCTGCGAACGCTTTGCTGTACTGGCTCCGTTTCTCGATGACGATCTGCAAAAATTTTATCTGTCGCTGTTGCGCTCTGAAGCGCGTCACTTCCAGGACTATCTGGCGCTGGCGCAACAGGTCTCGCAAGACGATATTTCTCCCCGCGTCCGTCATTTTGGCGAAGTGGAAGCCGCACTGATTACCTCGCCGGACAACGAGTTTCGCTTTCACAGCGGTGTCCCCGTCGCCTCTTAA
- a CDS encoding GNAT family N-acetyltransferase produces the protein MSNQQHQPLTLRPLCAQDNPVIAAVIRQVSAEYGLTADKGYTVADPNLDELYQLYSQPGHAYWVVERNGEIVGGGGIAPLSCSEPDICELQKMYFLPTARGQGMAKKLALIAMDHARAQGFKHCYLETTAFLREAIGLYEHLGFEHISEPLGCTGHVDCEVRMLKPL, from the coding sequence ATGAGTAATCAACAACATCAGCCCCTCACCCTCCGTCCCCTTTGCGCGCAGGATAATCCTGTCATCGCGGCGGTTATCCGCCAGGTGTCCGCCGAATATGGTCTCACCGCTGACAAAGGCTATACCGTTGCCGATCCGAATCTGGACGAACTGTATCAGCTCTACTCTCAGCCTGGACATGCGTATTGGGTGGTGGAGCGTAATGGGGAAATTGTGGGTGGCGGCGGAATTGCCCCTTTATCGTGTAGCGAACCCGATATTTGCGAACTGCAAAAAATGTACTTTTTGCCCACGGCACGCGGACAAGGCATGGCGAAAAAGCTGGCGCTGATAGCGATGGACCACGCCCGCGCGCAGGGGTTTAAACACTGCTATCTGGAAACCACCGCCTTTTTACGCGAGGCGATTGGCCTGTACGAACATTTAGGGTTTGAGCATATCAGCGAACCGCTGGGCTGCACCGGGCACGTCGATTGCGAAGTGCGCATGCTCAAACCCCTGTAA